From a region of the Bacteroidales bacterium genome:
- a CDS encoding SpoIIE family protein phosphatase, which translates to MRLFFRLRLILIFSGFISASLFSQQIRFKVYSRDQGIMNPFVYSVSQDKNGFLYLATGEEVYRFDGFTFVPVRFQKEELKAYATRVFSDDKGNLWFGMSNGQVFIWDGKSSRRINIPSGVTSQITEIQADKTGIKWIVTQQNGIFGITENEQVIRCDSVLPGKTLTSALFTGDNNLFIAADDGIYIFTLSGNSRCPVWKGKIENFPETRVNKLIQLQSSEGILAATDDYGLLKIDIEAPGGSSFRVSDFGKGFGIDQQNITSVFEDTDHNIWVSVSGGGVIEILWDQQAGKHSGVRRFNTSNGLPVNYIRSFFQDREGQIWMATYGNGVVSFTDEALQFYDFSGFTGKNITAVTVRGTDLILAGQKGVLVLNKNTLMNRFFVPAGTKGLPSDRITAMFTDRRGLVWLGTSESGCYLFDVNAVSFRRIWFSGNAVENVINHINGKGDSIFIATNGGLVIMDLVRNTSVLLTMADGLPYNIIQSVYVDRKGKVWLACASKGIFNLSDHTYRSEGISALIEFSAIAQDTSGNYWAGTLGQGVLCFLPDTLFQVNSASGLGSNYVYGAVSDRDGEIWLGHRMSISRIDPVKKSVKVFDKAYGFTADCNPNALVSDPGGVLWIGTTEGLVGYNLNKEKKTNIPPVINIVSLRIDDKEYDPAGRIVLPYGSHRVRIEFIGLNFRSPERVFYRYRMKGFDPEWTDAGGNRFVNYNNLREGKYAFGLMACNDQGDCSEKESFFTIEVRLPLWKQWWFLLTVLASTALAVYGIMYYRQKQTEEYNKRLEAELVERTREVVQKKEEIELKNKEIIQSIEYAQRIQQSMLPSATQLEQYFTGYFLFYRPRDIVSGDFYWFDKLKDNRFLLICADSTGHGVPGGFMSVMGTTLIKDICYRSDLESPSEMLALLDHEIHRRLNQNIEAERSNDGMDLILCDINLDTYVVRIASAMRPVILYINGEQMYIPGSRNSVGGTIISSDDKVFEDRVYAMSKGDLIYMFSDGYTDQFGGPLGKKFKIARLRNLLKDIHQKPMTEQYQHIKSNFDLWKGDQPQIDDVLFLGFQL; encoded by the coding sequence ATGAGGCTATTTTTTCGTTTGCGGCTTATTCTGATATTTTCAGGATTTATTTCTGCCAGTCTTTTTTCGCAGCAGATCCGGTTCAAGGTTTATTCCCGGGACCAGGGAATCATGAATCCCTTTGTTTATTCAGTATCCCAAGACAAAAATGGCTTTTTGTATCTGGCAACAGGGGAAGAGGTTTACCGCTTTGATGGTTTTACCTTTGTTCCGGTACGTTTTCAGAAAGAAGAACTCAAAGCTTATGCCACAAGGGTTTTTAGCGATGATAAGGGAAATCTCTGGTTTGGAATGAGCAATGGCCAGGTTTTCATTTGGGACGGAAAAAGCAGCCGGCGGATCAATATTCCCTCAGGAGTTACCTCCCAGATAACGGAAATTCAAGCCGACAAAACAGGGATCAAATGGATAGTAACCCAGCAAAACGGTATATTCGGGATTACTGAGAATGAGCAGGTTATACGATGTGATTCCGTTTTGCCGGGTAAAACTTTAACCTCTGCACTTTTTACGGGTGATAACAATCTATTTATTGCTGCCGATGACGGGATATATATATTCACGCTTTCCGGAAATTCCCGTTGTCCGGTATGGAAAGGGAAAATAGAAAACTTTCCAGAAACCAGGGTGAATAAATTAATTCAATTGCAGTCGTCTGAAGGCATTCTTGCAGCAACGGATGATTACGGCCTATTGAAAATTGATATTGAAGCCCCTGGCGGAAGTTCTTTTAGGGTGAGTGATTTCGGAAAAGGCTTTGGCATCGATCAACAGAACATTACATCAGTTTTTGAAGATACTGACCATAATATCTGGGTTTCTGTTTCCGGCGGGGGAGTTATTGAAATTCTCTGGGACCAGCAAGCTGGCAAGCATTCGGGTGTAAGGCGTTTCAATACATCCAACGGATTACCGGTCAACTACATCCGGTCGTTTTTTCAGGACAGGGAAGGCCAGATCTGGATGGCTACTTACGGGAACGGGGTTGTTTCTTTCACGGATGAAGCACTTCAGTTTTATGATTTTTCCGGGTTTACAGGGAAAAATATTACTGCTGTTACCGTTCGGGGAACCGATCTCATTCTGGCAGGTCAAAAAGGAGTTCTTGTACTGAATAAAAACACCCTGATGAACAGGTTTTTTGTGCCGGCAGGAACAAAAGGACTTCCCTCCGACAGGATCACTGCGATGTTTACTGACAGGAGAGGCCTTGTGTGGTTGGGCACTTCTGAAAGTGGTTGTTATCTGTTTGATGTGAATGCTGTTTCTTTCCGACGTATATGGTTTTCGGGAAATGCTGTCGAAAATGTCATCAATCATATTAACGGAAAAGGTGACAGTATATTTATTGCAACCAACGGTGGCCTGGTAATAATGGATCTGGTGCGCAATACCTCCGTTTTATTAACTATGGCAGATGGGTTGCCATATAATATCATTCAGTCGGTGTATGTCGACAGGAAGGGAAAAGTATGGCTTGCCTGTGCCAGCAAAGGTATTTTCAACCTGAGTGACCATACTTACCGTTCGGAAGGTATATCCGCTTTAATTGAATTTTCAGCCATTGCTCAGGATACCAGCGGCAACTATTGGGCAGGGACCCTGGGTCAGGGAGTTCTGTGTTTTCTCCCTGATACCCTTTTTCAGGTTAATTCCGCCTCCGGTTTGGGATCAAATTATGTTTACGGGGCTGTTTCAGACCGTGATGGTGAAATCTGGCTCGGGCACAGGATGAGCATCAGCCGGATTGATCCCGTAAAAAAATCAGTAAAAGTATTTGACAAAGCCTATGGGTTTACTGCCGATTGCAATCCAAATGCGCTTGTTTCAGATCCCGGCGGGGTATTATGGATTGGGACTACTGAAGGCCTTGTCGGTTATAATTTGAACAAGGAAAAGAAAACGAATATTCCCCCGGTTATAAACATCGTTTCATTACGCATAGATGATAAAGAATACGATCCGGCTGGAAGGATCGTTTTACCCTATGGTTCCCACCGTGTTCGCATTGAGTTTATTGGGTTGAATTTCCGTTCACCGGAACGGGTCTTTTACCGGTATCGAATGAAAGGATTTGATCCTGAATGGACGGATGCCGGAGGGAATCGTTTTGTCAATTACAACAATCTGAGGGAAGGCAAATATGCTTTCGGGCTAATGGCCTGTAACGACCAGGGAGACTGCAGTGAAAAAGAATCGTTCTTTACCATAGAGGTTCGGCTTCCGCTCTGGAAGCAATGGTGGTTCCTTTTGACAGTGCTGGCGTCAACTGCACTTGCTGTTTATGGCATTATGTACTATCGTCAGAAGCAGACTGAAGAGTACAATAAAAGGCTGGAAGCTGAGCTTGTCGAGCGTACACGCGAAGTGGTGCAGAAAAAAGAGGAGATTGAACTGAAAAACAAGGAAATTATACAGAGCATTGAATATGCCCAGCGCATTCAGCAAAGCATGCTTCCTTCAGCCACTCAGCTGGAGCAATATTTTACCGGATACTTTCTGTTTTACCGTCCCCGTGATATTGTCAGCGGAGACTTTTACTGGTTTGATAAACTCAAAGACAACCGGTTCCTGCTGATTTGTGCCGACAGTACAGGACATGGTGTTCCCGGAGGGTTCATGTCGGTGATGGGCACTACCCTCATAAAAGATATATGTTATCGCAGCGACCTTGAATCTCCTTCTGAAATGCTGGCTCTGCTGGATCATGAAATTCATCGCCGCCTCAATCAGAATATAGAAGCTGAAAGGTCGAATGATGGAATGGACCTGATTTTGTGTGATATCAATCTGGACACCTATGTCGTCCGGATCGCTTCGGCCATGCGTCCCGTGATTCTTTACATCAACGGAGAACAGATGTATATACCCGGCAGTAGAAATTCTGTGGGTGGCACGATTATTAGTAGTGATGACAAAGTTTTTGAAGACAGAGTTTATGCAATGTCGAAAGGCGATCTCATTTACATGTTTTCTGATGGATATACCGATCAGTTTGGGGGTCCTTTGGGTAAGAAATTCAAAATTGCCCGTCTGAGAAATCTTTTGAAAGATATTCATCAGAAACCCATGACAGAGCAATACCAGCATATTAAAAGCAACTTTGATTTATGGAAAGGAGATCAGCCACAGATCGATGATGTTCTTTTCCTCGGTTTTCAGCTGTAA
- a CDS encoding ATP-binding protein has protein sequence MPFLPFDFTSQLPVMKWYDYIAEPTPADAIMDRLAGNAHRIGLKGESLRKKKSEN, from the coding sequence ATGCCTTTTTTACCATTCGATTTTACTTCCCAGCTACCGGTTATGAAATGGTATGATTATATCGCTGAACCCACCCCGGCCGACGCAATTATGGACAGATTGGCAGGAAATGCTCACAGAATAGGATTGAAAGGAGAATCATTACGCAAGAAAAAATCAGAAAACTAA
- a CDS encoding phosphoribosylformylglycinamidine cyclo-ligase, which translates to MISDSRYKRRGVSASKEDVHKAIKGLEKGIFPGAFCKILPDYLTGDPEYCLVMHADGAGTKSSLAYVYWKETGDMSVWKGIAQDAVVMNTDDLLCVGATGPVILSSTIGRNKNLVPGEVISAIISGTEEVLEEMRSLGFPIYSAGGETADVGDLVRTIIVDSTVVCRMRRSDVISNDTIQDGDVVVGLASFGQTSYEKEYNGGMGSNGLTSARHDVFAHYLAEKYPESYDTAMPADLVYSGGYRLTDRIAELGLDAGKLVLSPTRTYVPVIMKILARHREKIHGMVHCSGGGQTKVLHFLKGVHVIKDNLFPVPPLFRMIQEQSGTSWREMYQVYNMGHRFELYVPAEIATDIIEIAASFHLDARIVGRCQASATNKITIAGETGVFEYD; encoded by the coding sequence ATGATTTCCGATTCACGGTACAAACGTCGTGGAGTATCTGCATCCAAGGAAGATGTACATAAGGCAATTAAGGGTCTGGAAAAAGGAATTTTCCCGGGAGCATTCTGCAAAATATTGCCTGATTATCTCACGGGAGATCCGGAATATTGTCTGGTCATGCATGCCGATGGTGCCGGAACGAAGTCGTCTCTTGCCTATGTATACTGGAAGGAAACCGGCGATATGTCGGTCTGGAAAGGAATTGCACAGGATGCCGTTGTTATGAATACCGATGATTTGTTGTGTGTGGGCGCTACCGGGCCGGTGATCCTTTCTTCTACCATAGGACGGAACAAAAATCTGGTTCCCGGCGAGGTGATTTCTGCTATTATCAGCGGAACGGAAGAGGTTCTGGAAGAGATGCGGAGTCTTGGATTTCCCATTTATAGTGCCGGTGGTGAGACGGCTGATGTAGGCGATCTGGTACGTACCATTATTGTTGATTCCACCGTTGTCTGCCGGATGCGGCGTTCAGATGTTATCAGCAATGATACCATTCAGGACGGGGATGTTGTGGTGGGGCTTGCATCCTTCGGGCAAACAAGCTATGAAAAAGAATACAACGGAGGGATGGGAAGCAATGGTCTTACCTCAGCGCGGCATGATGTTTTTGCCCATTATCTTGCTGAAAAATATCCTGAAAGTTATGATACTGCCATGCCTGCGGATCTGGTATATTCCGGAGGGTACCGCCTTACCGACAGGATTGCTGAGCTTGGCCTCGATGCCGGCAAACTTGTTTTGTCGCCTACCAGAACCTATGTTCCTGTGATAATGAAGATTCTGGCACGCCACAGGGAAAAGATTCATGGAATGGTTCATTGCTCAGGGGGCGGACAAACCAAGGTGCTTCATTTTCTGAAGGGGGTTCATGTAATTAAGGATAACCTGTTTCCTGTACCGCCCTTGTTCCGGATGATTCAGGAACAGTCGGGAACCAGCTGGCGTGAAATGTACCAGGTTTACAATATGGGACACCGATTTGAACTTTATGTGCCTGCTGAAATAGCCACCGATATTATTGAAATTGCCGCTTCCTTTCATCTCGATGCCCGTATCGTGGGTCGGTGCCAGGCTTCTGCCACAAATAAAATCACTATTGCAGGCGAAACCGGAGTATTTGAATATGACTGA
- a CDS encoding S46 family peptidase: protein MSKFIRILFLGIFLTAFCQGTHLSAQTDFLTDTVTAGIYDMGKMWTFDYPPKDYFTSTYNFAADDEWFRGVRMAALRFGRGCSASFVSEDGLVMTNHHCARGTELSVQKPGENLTANGFYASKITDERKVDGLFVDQLVKIEDITSQIQAAVKADTTGAGPAAIALKEFEKIRADYGNRDEWKGLELQLITFYNGGKYSLYGFKRYRDVRLVFIPELPLGFFGGDFDNFTYPRYCLDVSFFRVYDDAGKPLKTKDYYKFNLQGVQEGEPVFVVGNPGSTLRLSTMADLKFRRDVYLPFQVSFLKGVSLILQEYNAKVKKDSIQNIIFGLENSYKALRGELDGLKDPYLMARKAAFEKKFREDVASRPDLASQLGVWDAIATDNEKLSSLFMSLNMMNPGPFLAGQYLSYANSVAQMKYYQKNGDRRAGMMKQRLASFSNPSSQEVEERLLAFYLTSLKATLGADDPLVQQALQNRTPAEAAKYLLANTSLGNAVYRSQLINDSVPATAVADPLYEIARMQAERYFGIIADYQAIQDRLASNRSKLGRMLFDLYGTRIPPDATFSLRINDGVVKGYEYNGTIAPYKTTFYGLYDRYYSFNGKEPWNLPERWKNPPPELLRTGLDFVTTNDIIGGNSGSPMINRNREVVGLVFDGNMESLPGRFIYVDEKNRAVGVNSLAIYNALKYIYKAKRLTSELSQGK, encoded by the coding sequence ATGAGCAAATTCATCCGTATTCTTTTCCTGGGCATATTTCTGACAGCATTTTGTCAGGGAACGCATTTGTCGGCCCAGACTGATTTTCTGACCGATACCGTCACCGCCGGTATATACGATATGGGTAAAATGTGGACGTTTGATTATCCACCTAAAGATTACTTTACCTCCACCTATAATTTTGCTGCTGATGATGAGTGGTTTCGTGGCGTCAGAATGGCTGCCCTTCGTTTTGGACGCGGATGTTCGGCATCATTTGTTTCAGAAGACGGCCTGGTAATGACCAATCATCATTGTGCCCGTGGAACGGAACTTTCTGTTCAGAAGCCAGGAGAAAATCTTACGGCCAACGGGTTTTATGCTTCCAAAATTACCGATGAACGAAAAGTGGATGGGCTGTTTGTTGATCAGCTGGTAAAGATCGAAGATATTACCAGTCAGATTCAGGCAGCGGTGAAGGCTGATACCACGGGAGCGGGTCCTGCCGCTATTGCCCTGAAGGAATTTGAAAAAATCAGGGCTGATTATGGAAACCGCGACGAATGGAAAGGTCTGGAACTGCAGTTGATCACTTTTTATAACGGGGGAAAGTATTCTCTTTACGGCTTCAAACGGTACCGGGATGTACGCCTTGTCTTCATTCCTGAATTACCGCTTGGATTTTTCGGAGGTGATTTTGATAATTTCACCTATCCCCGGTATTGTCTTGACGTTAGTTTCTTCAGGGTATATGATGATGCAGGAAAACCATTGAAAACCAAAGACTATTATAAGTTCAACCTTCAGGGAGTTCAGGAGGGCGAACCTGTGTTTGTGGTTGGTAATCCGGGATCAACACTCCGGTTATCCACTATGGCTGACCTGAAATTCCGCAGGGATGTGTATTTACCCTTCCAGGTATCTTTTCTGAAGGGGGTCTCTCTTATTCTTCAGGAATACAATGCCAAAGTGAAGAAGGACAGTATTCAGAATATTATTTTCGGTTTGGAAAACAGCTACAAGGCATTACGGGGCGAGCTCGACGGTCTGAAAGATCCGTATCTGATGGCCAGAAAAGCTGCATTTGAAAAGAAATTCAGGGAAGATGTTGCTTCACGTCCTGACCTTGCATCCCAGCTAGGGGTTTGGGATGCCATAGCTACTGACAATGAGAAGCTTTCCTCCCTGTTTATGTCTTTGAATATGATGAATCCAGGGCCTTTTCTTGCCGGGCAGTATCTTTCCTATGCCAACAGCGTTGCGCAAATGAAATATTACCAGAAAAACGGCGACAGAAGGGCCGGAATGATGAAACAAAGGCTGGCATCTTTTTCCAATCCTTCTTCTCAGGAAGTAGAAGAAAGACTTCTTGCCTTTTATCTTACCTCGTTGAAAGCTACCCTGGGCGCTGATGACCCCCTGGTTCAGCAAGCCCTTCAGAACCGCACTCCGGCAGAAGCAGCAAAATACCTGCTGGCAAATACATCCCTGGGTAATGCTGTTTATCGTTCGCAACTCATCAATGACAGTGTTCCCGCAACGGCAGTGGCCGATCCTTTGTACGAAATTGCCCGGATGCAGGCTGAACGGTATTTTGGTATTATTGCTGATTATCAGGCCATTCAGGATCGCCTGGCATCGAACCGCAGCAAACTGGGACGGATGCTGTTTGATTTATATGGTACCCGTATTCCGCCCGATGCAACCTTCAGCCTGCGCATCAATGACGGCGTGGTAAAAGGTTATGAGTATAACGGAACCATTGCGCCATATAAGACAACGTTTTACGGGCTTTATGACCGGTATTATTCATTTAATGGCAAGGAACCGTGGAATTTGCCTGAGCGCTGGAAAAATCCCCCTCCGGAGCTTCTGCGCACAGGTCTGGATTTCGTAACCACCAATGATATTATTGGAGGAAATTCAGGAAGCCCGATGATCAATCGCAACAGGGAAGTTGTAGGTCTTGTTTTCGACGGGAATATGGAGAGCCTGCCGGGAAGATTCATTTACGTTGACGAAAAGAACCGGGCGGTAGGAGTGAATTCTCTGGCCATTTATAACGCTCTGAAATACATATATAAGGCGAAGCGGCTGACAAGTGAACTCTCGCAGGGGAAATAG
- the prfA gene encoding peptide chain release factor 1, with amino-acid sequence MSDNFILEKLEGVRLRFEEIGQMLTDPEVISDMKRFVKLNKEYRELEPLMDAYKEYKSVLAGIASAKEILEKESDEELREMAREELSNLTSKTGPLEEKIRILLLPADPEDSRNAILEIRAGTGGDEASLFAGDLFRMYAKFIEKKGWKLEVTSFSEGTVGGYKEIVAKVTGDGVYGILKYESGVHRVQRVPQTETQGRIHTSAATVAVLPEAEEFDIVVKPEEIRKDTYCSSGPGGQSVNTTYSAVRLTHLPTGIVVTCQDEKSQIKNYEKALNELRTRLYNMEYQKRMEEIASRRRTMVSTGDRSAKIRTYNYPQGRVTDHRINLTLYNLQAILNGDLDEIISQLQMAENSERLKMASV; translated from the coding sequence ATGTCCGATAATTTTATACTGGAAAAACTCGAAGGCGTCAGGTTGCGGTTTGAGGAGATAGGACAGATGCTGACCGATCCTGAGGTTATTTCCGACATGAAGCGTTTTGTGAAGCTGAATAAGGAATACAGGGAGCTCGAACCGCTGATGGATGCCTACAAGGAGTATAAATCGGTGCTGGCAGGTATTGCGTCGGCCAAAGAAATACTGGAAAAGGAAAGTGACGAGGAACTGCGGGAAATGGCGCGGGAGGAACTCAGCAACCTCACATCAAAAACAGGTCCTCTGGAAGAAAAGATTCGTATTTTGCTTCTGCCGGCCGATCCGGAAGATTCCAGGAATGCCATTCTTGAAATACGTGCCGGCACAGGCGGGGATGAAGCCAGCCTGTTTGCAGGAGATCTGTTCAGGATGTACGCAAAGTTTATTGAAAAGAAAGGCTGGAAGCTTGAAGTAACAAGCTTTTCAGAAGGAACTGTCGGCGGATATAAGGAAATTGTTGCCAAAGTCACCGGTGACGGGGTATATGGAATCCTTAAGTATGAATCGGGTGTGCACCGGGTACAAAGGGTTCCTCAGACTGAGACCCAGGGGAGAATCCACACCTCGGCTGCAACAGTAGCTGTGTTGCCCGAAGCTGAAGAATTTGATATTGTAGTAAAACCGGAAGAAATCAGAAAAGACACATATTGCTCGTCAGGTCCCGGCGGACAGAGCGTGAATACAACCTATTCAGCTGTTCGTCTCACGCACCTTCCTACGGGCATTGTGGTTACCTGCCAGGATGAGAAAAGCCAGATTAAGAATTACGAAAAAGCATTGAACGAACTGAGAACGCGTCTTTACAACATGGAGTACCAGAAGCGGATGGAGGAAATTGCATCCCGGCGCCGCACCATGGTTTCCACAGGCGACCGTTCGGCCAAAATCAGAACATATAACTATCCCCAGGGCCGGGTGACTGACCATCGTATTAACCTGACCCTCTACAATCTTCAGGCAATCCTGAACGGAGATCTCGACGAAATTATTTCACAGTTGCAGATGGCCGAAAACAGCGAACGGCTCAAAATGGCCTCCGTCTGA
- the pyrF gene encoding orotidine-5'-phosphate decarboxylase, giving the protein MTHQDITRQIVSKKSYLCVGLDTDINKIPRFLLEKEYPVFEFNRAIIDATVPYTVAYKLNTAFYESLGAAGWICMEMTVDYLKKNYPDVFVIADAKRGDVGNTSRMYALAFLKNMLFDAITVAPYMGEDSVSPFLSVEGKWIILLAVTSNKGAEDFQMSVQQEGSEKLWERVVRTSLKWGSVNNMMFVVGGTRPEVFGRMRKLAPEHFLLVPGIGAQGGDLKAVSSAGLTRKGGLLVNSSRAIIYADGTDRFAQVAGNMARDIQKEMEEYLSQARVI; this is encoded by the coding sequence ATGACACATCAGGACATAACCCGGCAGATCGTCAGTAAGAAAAGTTATCTCTGTGTGGGACTCGATACGGATATTAACAAAATACCCCGTTTCCTGCTGGAAAAGGAATATCCTGTTTTCGAATTCAACCGGGCCATAATTGATGCCACGGTACCGTATACAGTGGCTTATAAGCTGAATACAGCTTTTTATGAAAGCCTTGGCGCGGCGGGATGGATCTGCATGGAAATGACCGTTGATTACCTGAAAAAAAATTATCCTGATGTATTTGTAATAGCCGATGCCAAGCGGGGGGATGTGGGGAATACTTCGAGAATGTATGCCCTGGCCTTCCTGAAAAATATGCTGTTTGATGCGATAACCGTTGCCCCCTATATGGGGGAGGATTCCGTTTCCCCTTTTCTCTCGGTGGAAGGGAAATGGATTATCCTGCTGGCGGTTACCTCCAACAAGGGGGCAGAAGACTTCCAGATGAGCGTTCAGCAGGAAGGTTCTGAAAAACTCTGGGAACGGGTAGTGAGAACATCGTTGAAATGGGGATCCGTCAATAATATGATGTTTGTGGTAGGAGGAACCCGGCCCGAAGTTTTTGGCAGGATGCGGAAGCTGGCCCCCGAACATTTTCTTCTGGTGCCGGGCATCGGAGCGCAGGGAGGCGATCTGAAAGCGGTTTCTTCCGCGGGTCTTACACGAAAAGGCGGCTTGCTGGTCAATTCTTCGCGTGCTATTATATATGCCGACGGAACCGACCGTTTTGCGCAGGTTGCCGGTAATATGGCCCGGGATATACAGAAGGAGATGGAAGAATATCTCAGCCAGGCACGGGTGATATAA
- a CDS encoding DUF2851 family protein has translation MNEEFLHFIWRYKLFDLPLSDKETQTEVEVLSTGIPNPDAGPDFTDVRIRAANTIWAGNAEIHRRASDWNRHGHQTDPHYNNVILHLVEIKDTEVKNALGQEILTLELTWNKALTRRYLSLLNNHSRIGCRDYLNTVDPIVFTHWMNRMIVERLEQRTEAVFQLLSETAGDWQEVYYRRLLMALGMNVNAQPFEMLSRSLPYAVLRKHTGNLMQTEALLLGQAGFLEERLFPEEYFLALQKEYAFLKAKYGLKSLDRSLWKFMRMRPGSFPTLRLAQFARLLQDRMTEFDVLRQAVRPDDFLAWFHTEASGFWDTHYHFDRLSEPFQKTLGKTAASLLVINAVVPVLFAWGKRNGNQDLMQKAISFLEAMPPEENQITRAWEKAGVKVSNAADAQSLIQLYRQYCEKKYCLRCAIGNKLMMQSVVC, from the coding sequence ATGAACGAAGAATTCCTGCATTTTATATGGAGGTACAAACTGTTTGATTTACCCCTTTCAGATAAGGAAACCCAGACGGAGGTAGAAGTTCTCTCAACAGGAATACCCAATCCGGATGCGGGTCCGGATTTTACTGATGTGAGAATACGAGCAGCCAATACCATATGGGCAGGCAATGCTGAAATTCATCGCAGGGCATCTGACTGGAACCGGCATGGGCATCAGACCGATCCGCATTACAATAACGTGATTCTTCACCTGGTGGAAATTAAAGATACGGAGGTAAAAAACGCCCTCGGGCAGGAAATACTGACCCTGGAGCTTACCTGGAACAAGGCATTGACCCGGCGGTATCTTTCACTGCTGAACAACCACAGCAGAATCGGTTGCCGCGATTATCTGAATACAGTTGACCCTATTGTGTTTACGCACTGGATGAACCGGATGATTGTGGAGCGACTGGAGCAAAGAACGGAGGCCGTTTTTCAGTTGCTGAGCGAGACAGCAGGCGACTGGCAGGAAGTATATTACAGAAGGCTTCTGATGGCGCTTGGCATGAATGTAAATGCCCAGCCTTTTGAAATGCTGTCCCGGTCACTTCCTTATGCCGTTTTGCGGAAGCATACCGGCAATCTTATGCAAACCGAAGCGCTTTTATTGGGCCAGGCAGGTTTTCTGGAGGAGCGATTGTTTCCTGAGGAGTATTTTCTTGCTTTGCAAAAGGAATATGCTTTTCTGAAGGCAAAGTATGGCCTGAAGTCCTTAGACAGATCGCTGTGGAAGTTTATGAGGATGAGGCCGGGGAGTTTTCCGACCCTGCGGCTGGCACAATTTGCCAGACTTCTGCAGGACAGGATGACGGAATTTGACGTGTTGCGGCAGGCGGTCCGTCCGGACGATTTTCTGGCGTGGTTTCATACCGAAGCATCCGGATTCTGGGATACCCACTACCATTTCGACAGGCTTTCAGAGCCGTTTCAGAAAACACTGGGCAAAACGGCGGCATCCCTGCTGGTAATAAATGCTGTGGTACCCGTGTTGTTTGCCTGGGGAAAAAGGAACGGGAACCAGGACCTCATGCAAAAGGCCATTTCTTTCCTTGAAGCCATGCCTCCTGAAGAAAACCAGATTACAAGAGCATGGGAAAAGGCAGGAGTTAAAGTTTCCAATGCCGCGGATGCCCAGTCCCTTATTCAGTTGTACCGGCAATACTGCGAGAAAAAATACTGCCTTCGTTGTGCCATAGGCAATAAGCTGATGATGCAGTCGGTTGTTTGTTAG
- a CDS encoding NAD(P)-dependent oxidoreductase, translated as MKTILITGSNGLLGQKLVRRFREAGNYAIVATSFSPDRMEEKGYVFELMDITNPVEVDYVLSKHRPSVIIHTAAMTQADTCETHKKECWDTNVQAVETLLKAAARSHAYFIHLSSDFVFDGKAGPYSESDQTGPVNYYGISKLESEKAVMRYAGKWAVVRTSLVFGLNPSLARPNFILWLRYALKEGQKVRVNNDQFRTPTLVEDLAEGLLSLAEREKTGIFHLAGGEYMSILELAEKVAKHFGLDQRLIEAVSTRDLNETGVRPMKAGLRIEKAFHELGYRPHTFTEALEILDQQIQQQDLNEF; from the coding sequence ATGAAAACAATCCTCATAACAGGTAGTAACGGCCTGCTGGGCCAGAAACTTGTCCGTCGTTTCCGGGAAGCCGGAAATTATGCTATTGTAGCAACCTCTTTCAGTCCTGACCGGATGGAAGAGAAAGGGTATGTATTTGAACTGATGGATATTACCAATCCGGTTGAAGTGGATTATGTTCTTTCAAAACACCGTCCATCTGTCATAATTCATACGGCGGCCATGACACAGGCAGATACCTGTGAGACCCATAAAAAGGAATGCTGGGATACCAATGTGCAGGCTGTTGAAACCCTCTTAAAAGCTGCCGCCAGAAGCCATGCCTATTTTATCCATCTTTCTTCCGATTTTGTTTTTGATGGCAAGGCGGGGCCATATTCTGAGTCGGATCAGACCGGGCCTGTGAACTATTATGGTATATCCAAGCTGGAAAGCGAAAAGGCCGTAATGCGGTATGCGGGAAAATGGGCAGTTGTTCGCACAAGTCTTGTTTTCGGGCTTAATCCAAGCCTGGCCAGGCCCAATTTCATTCTCTGGTTGCGCTATGCCTTGAAGGAAGGTCAGAAAGTGCGGGTAAACAATGATCAGTTTCGCACCCCCACCCTTGTGGAAGATCTGGCAGAAGGATTGCTGTCTCTGGCTGAAAGGGAAAAGACAGGAATTTTTCATCTGGCTGGAGGGGAGTATATGAGCATTCTTGAACTGGCTGAAAAAGTAGCGAAGCATTTTGGGCTGGATCAACGTCTTATTGAAGCGGTTTCAACCAGAGACCTTAATGAAACGGGAGTGCGGCCGATGAAAGCAGGTTTGCGCATTGAAAAAGCTTTCCATGAGTTAGGGTACCGGCCGCATACTTTTACGGAAGCTCTTGAAATTCTTGACCAGCAGATTCAGCAGCAGGATCTGAATGAATTTTAA